GCCCCATCGACATGCGGCACGTCACCGAGCCGCCGTGGTTGAGCCGGGAGGACGGTCCCCGCGACGCGCGCAGCAGGGTGTGGATGCGGGCGGACGGGAACCTGCCCGACGACGACCTGCTGCACGTTTGCCTGCTCGCCTACGCCTCCGACCTGACCTTGCTCGACTCGGTGCTCGCCAGGCACGGCGTCTACTGGGGGGTGGACCAGGTCCACGGGGCCAGTCTCGACCACGCCATGTGGTTCCACCGACGCTTCCGCGCCGACGAGTGGTTCCTCTACGACTGCAGCTCGCCCAGCGCCTCCGGTGCGCGGGGGCTGGCCACCGGTAACTTCTTCTCCCACGACGGTTCCCTGATAGCCACCGTGGTGCAGGAGGGGCTGCTCCGGGTCGAGGACTAGACCTCCCCGACCGGGCCCCTGGCCCCGTTTGCCGCCACCCCTCGGGGAGCGGGCTCCCCGCCGGAGCCGCCGGGGCACACCGGCACGGCGGGGCGAGTCGTCCCGTCAACCGCGCCGCCGTGTCGGTCGCGGCGGTCGTGGCGGCGTCAACGCGCGGGTGTGCACCTGTTCCAGCACGACCGAGGTGGTGAAGTGCCGCACCTCGGTGCGCGCCGAGAGCTTGTCCACCAGGAAACTCTGCAGGTGCGCGCTGTCGGCGACCGCCAGGTGCAGCAGGAAGTCGGCCTGCCCGCTCACGTGCAGCAGTGAGCGCGTCTCGGGCTGGGCCATCACGAATTCCCGGAAGGAGTCGACCACCGCCCTGGTGTGCGGTCGCACGTTGATCGACACCACCGCTTCCAGCGTGAGCCCGGTGGCCGCCGGGTCGACGTCGATGTGCGAACCGGTGATGACTCCCTGCTCCCTGAGCCTGCGAACGCGTTGCAGGCAGCTCGACGCGGCGAGGCCGATCCGTTCGGCCAGCGTCCGGTTGGGCAGCGTCGCGTCGTTCTGCAACTCCTCCAGGATTCGCCAATCCACCGAATCCAGTTCTGTCGAACTCGCCATGACCGAACATCCTATGTCGTAACTGGATCAAACACGAACGATTAACCCACTATAGCGATGACTGTCGAAGAATTGTCGGTTCGATGTTCGAGGAGTTCGCAGTGCACATCGCTTGGGGGTCGTTCCTGCTCGCGTTGCTGGTGATCGTTCTGGTGCCGGGGCCGGACTTCGTGATGGTGACGCGCAGCGCCGCCAACGGGGCTCGCTGGGGATGGCTGGCGGCGGCCGGGGTGACCTGCGGGTTGCTCATCCACGCCACGGCGGCCACCGCCGGGCTCTCGGCGCTGGTGATCGCCTTTCCCGCGGCGTTGCTCGTGGTCAAGATGCTCGGGGTCGGTTATCTCCTGCTGATGGGGGTCCAGATCCTGCGTCGCGCGGGAGCGCCCCAGGAACCGCAGCGGGAGATGGAACCCGCTTCGGGGCGGGCGGTGTTCCTGCGGGCCCTGCTGGTCGATGTGCTCAATCCGAAGGTGCTGCTCACCTTCCTCACTCTGCTGCCGCAGGCGATGGACCCGGCCGGTGACCCGATGAAGCAGGCCCTGCTGCTCAGCGCCGCGGCCGTCGCCTCGTTCGGCGCCTGGTGGCTCGTCGTCGTCCCCTCCGTGGGGTGGCTGTCGGCCTTTCTCGCCGCGCCACGGCGCAAGCGGGCCTTCGAACGGTGCTGTGGTGGTGCGCTGCTGCTGATGGCCGGGTCGATCGCGTTCGCCTGAGACAGCCCGGGGCGGGCAGCTCCTGGTGGGAGCGCCACCGCCGGTGCGGGACCGCGACACGCCCCCGGTGAGCGGGAGAGCTCGTTGACCTCGGCCACGACACGTGCTTGGTTGGCCAAGCCCCTGATCGTCCCGCTCGACGGTTACGAGCGCGGCCCGAGCTGCTGAGGAGTGACGGTGCGGCGTGCCCTGGTGTTGCTGGTCGGTTTCACGGTTCTTCTCGCGGTTCCGGGCGCGGCGGCTCCCGCCGCTTCCACGCACTCGTCGTTGCGTGCCGATCTGGACCGGATCCTGTCCGATCCCCGGTTGGAAGGAGCCTCGGTCGGGGCCGTCGTCCGTGATCCGGCCACCGAGCGGATCCTCTACCGCCGCTCGCCCCACCGCCGGTTGATCCCGGCCTCCAACGCCAAACTGTTCACCTCGGTGGCGGCGCTGGAGGCGCTCGGGCCCGACTTCCGGTTCCGAACCGGGGTGCTGGCCACCGGCAGGCAGCGGGGAGGGGTGCTGCTCGGCGACCTCTACCTGCGCGGTACCGGTGATCCCACGATGCTGGCCTCGGGCTACCGGAGGCTGGCCGACCGGATCGCCGACGCCGGGATCCGGGTCGTCCGGGGGAACGTACTGGCAGACGACTCCCACTTCGACGACCGCGGGCTGGCGAACGGCTGGATGGCGGTCGACGAGCCGTACTACTACGCCGCGCCGGTCTCGGCGCTGACCGTGGCGCCGAACACCGACTACGATTCCGGATCGGTGGCGGTCCGCGTGCGACCGACCCGCCGGGGGCAGCCGGTGCGGGTGAGTCCCCAGCCCGAGACCGACGCGGTAGAGATCGTGAACCGTGCGCGTACGCTCGCCCCTGATGCCACGGCCCGGCTCTCCGTCCGTCGTGCGCACGGTACGGGTCGGGTGATCGTCAGCGGGGGAGTGCCCGTGGGGTCCGGTACCCGGCGGGCACTCAGCAGCGTTCCCGATCCCACCGCCTACGCGCTCGACGTGTTCCGTCGTGCCCTGGCCGAGCGGGGGATCACCTTCGAAGGCGTGGGGGAGGCCGTGACTCCGGAACGTGCCCGGCTGCTGGCCGAGCACCGTTCGATGCCGTTGCGACGCCTGCTGGTGCCGTTCCTCAAGCTCAGCAACAACGGTCACGCCGAGGCGCTGGTCAAGGCCATGGGCAGGGTCGTGCGGGGGGAGGGGAGCTGGCAGGCCGGGCTGGGGGTGCTGCGGACCCGGATGGCCGCACTGGGGATCGAGCCGGCGAACTACCGTCTGGTGGACGGTTCGGGGCTGTCCACGCTTGACTCGATGGCACCCGCGCAGCTGGCCGAACTGCTCGACGTGGTCCGCGAGCGTCCCTGGTTCGAGGACTGGAAGCGGGCGCTGCCGCTGGCCGGTGCTCCCGACCGGATGACCGGCGGCACCCTACGGGGCCGGATGCGCGACACCTCCGCCGAGGGGAACGTCTCGGCCAAGACCGGCTCGATGACCGGGGTCAGTGCGCTGTCCGGCTACGTTCGTACCAGTACCGGCCGGCAGCTGGTGTTCTCCGTGGTGTTCAACGGTTTCCTCTCGGCACCGCCCCGCGACGTCCAGGACGCCGTGGCGGTCCGGCTCGCTCGGCACGGTGCCGGCGCGGACGGCGCTGCCCCGAACTCCGACGGGCGGGACAGTTCCCCGACGGAGGTCGCCGACAACCCCTCGACGCCGCCCGACGAGGCGATGTTCGAGTGCTCCTGGAGCAAGAGCTGCTGAAGGTACTATGCGGGTGGTTGTCGCGTTCCGGCGCCGCGGAACCCGAGGTGCGTTGTCCGGATTCCGCTTCGTGTGCGAGCTTGCCAACGTCCAGTCCCGTTCCGGCAGCGGCCGGGGTGATCCCGTTGGATTCCGGGGGGCGATTCCGGATTCATACCGTTGGTCTCACACGGTAGCGTGATCCTCGTTACCCGGCCCTAGGAGTGTGTGTGTCTGTCGTCAGTGAGATGCTGGCCACGATCGCGGGATTGCCTCGCCCGTTGTTGGTCGTGGTGGTCGGCGCGCTGGTGCTGGGGGAGTGCACGCTGGGGATCGGGTTCGTCGTTCCCGGTGAGAGCGGGTTGCTGATCGCTTCGGCTGCCGTGACCGACTTCGGGTTCTTCCTGACCCTGTCGGGGTCCGTGGCGCTGTTCGCCGCGCTCGGTGACAACATCGGCTTCCTGCTGGGACGCCGCTACGGCTGGCGACTGCGGGAGAGCGCCACCGTCCGCAAGCTGGGGCAGCGTCACTGGGACCGTGCTGGGACGCTGTTGCGCCGCTACGGGGTAGGCGCGGTGTTCGTGGCCCGGTTCCTGCCGGTGGTGCGCACGCTCACTCCGGCCGCGGCGGGGTCGTCCGGGTTGGGGTACGGACGGTTCCTGGCGGCATCGTTGTCGGGAGCGACGATGTGGTCCGCGCTGCACGTGGCCACCGGGTGGTTGGCGGGAGCATCGGCCAGGTACGTCGAACACATCCTCGGCGGAGCGGGTTGGGTGGTGCTGGGAGCCCTGGTCGCCGTCGGGGTGATCACCTGGCTGTGGCGGCGGCGCAGGGGGCGCACCGCCGAACCCGGTGAAGCTGAGGTCGCCGACGACATGCCCGGCCTCAACGAAGTCGACCGAGCGGCCTGAGCCGGGCCGCGGGGTTCGCAGGTCGGTGACCACCCGACTCGGCGTCCCCCCCGGGGGAAGCGCTTCCCGGAACGTGGTCGCCCGACACCCGCCGGAGCCTTACCGGAGAGGCTTCGCCCCGGCGGGGGCATCCCCACCGGGGCGAAGCGGTGTGCTTCGGTCAGACGTTGGCGGCGACGTCGGTGCCGACACCGCGCCTGCGGATGTTGACCAGGTCGTGACGTTCCTCCGGCAGGGTGCGCTCCTCGGAGCCCTCCACCACGAAACCCGCGTCGGCGATCAGCTGGCGGTCCTGCTCGCCGGTTTTGCCCTCGCTGGTCAGGTAGTCCCCGAGAAAGATCGAGTTCGCCACGTGCAACGCCAGGGCCTCCACGTTGCGCAGGTGGACCTCCCTGCCGCCCGCGATCCGTACCTCCACGTCGGGGAAGAACAACCGGTAGAGCGCGAGGATCCGCAGGCACCGCTGCGGGGTGAGCCGCCACTCACCGGCCATCGGAGTGCCCTCCATCGGGATCAGGAAGTTGATCGGGACGGAGTCCGGGTCGAGCTCCAGCAGCTCGAAGGCAAGGCTCACCACGTCCTCGTCCGACTCGCCCATGCCGAAGATCGCGCCGGAACAGGGGGATAGCCCGGCCGTGGTGGCGCTGCGCACCGTTTCGGCCCGGTCGGCGAAGGTGTGGGTGGAGCAGATCTCGGCGTAACGCCGTTCGTTGGTGTTCAGGTTGTGGCTGTAGGCGTCGGCCCCGGCCTCACGCAACTGCTCGGCCTGCCCGTCCGACAACAACCCGAGGCAGGCGCACACCTCCACGTCGGGCTGCTTCCGCCGGATCGCCTCGATCGTCTCGGAGATGCGGTCGATGTCTCGCTGCCCGGGGCCGCGCCCACTGGCGACCAGGCAGATCCGCTTCGCCCCGGCGGTGGCGGCCTCGTCGGCCGCACCGGCCGCCTCCTCGGCCTTAACCCAGGAGTACTTGAGAATCTCCGAGTCCGCTCCGAGCCGTTGTGCGCAGTAGGTGCAGTCCTCCGGGCACAGCCCGCTCTTCATGTTGACGATGGTGTTGAGCTTGACCCGGTTGCCGAAGAAGTGCCGACGTACCCGGCCCGCCGCAGCGACCACGTCCAGGACGTCGAACTCCTCGGACAGCACTCGCGTGGCCTCGGTACGGCTCGGTGCCTCGCGACGCAGCGCTTTCGCGACCAGGTCTTCCAGTGTGCTCGTCATGCCCTCGACACTCGTCGAGCCCCCGAGCCGCGACAAGATCGCGGAACCTACAACATTCCCACCCGTGAGTTGTTCGGAGCCGTTCGGGCCCCGTGGCGGCAGTGCCGCGCCCCGGGGGATTTCCGGGGCGCGGCACTGCCGTGGACCGTGGTCGCGGGCGTGATCCGTCCCGCCCGGAGGGCGGGCTCACGGAGCGGCCCGACGCTTCACAGGTTCGGGTACAGCGGGTGCTTGCTGGCCAGCGCCTCCACACGCCCGCGCAGCTTCTTGCTCACCGACTCGTCGAAGTCGGAGTGCAGCGCGGTGGCGATGATCTCGGCGATCTCGGTGAAGTCCTCGGCGCCGAAACCACGGGTGGCCAGTGCCGAGGTGCCGATGCGCAGTCCCGAGGTGACCATCGGCGGGCGCGGGTCGTTGGGCACCGCGTTGCGGTTGACCGTGATGCCGATCTCGTGCATCCGATCCTCGGCCTGCTGACCGTCCAGCTCGGAGTCGCGCAGGTCCACCAGGACCAGGTGCACGTCCGTGCCGCCGGAGACGATCTGCACCCCCGCCGCCTTGGCGTCGGCCGCCTGCAGCCGCTCGGCGATGATCCGAGCGCCCTCCAGGGTGCGACGCTGCCGGTCGACGAAGTCCTCGGTGGCGGCCAGCTTGAACGCCACCGCCTTGCCCGCGATCACGTGCTCCAGCGGGCCACCCTGCTGACCGGGGAACACCGCCGAGTTGAACTTCTTGCCCAGCTCCTCGTCGGAGGACAGGATCACACCGGCACGCGGGCCGCCCAGCGTCTTGTGCGTGGTGGTGGTCACCACGTGCGCGTGCGGCACCGGGTTCGGGTGCAGCCCGGCCGCGACCAGACCGGCGAAGTGGGCCATGTCCACCATGAGGTAGGCACCGACCTCGTCGGCGATCTCGCGGAACCGCTTGAAGTCCAGCTGGCGCGGGTAGGCGGACCAACCGGCGATGATCACCTGCGGCTTGTTCTCGCGGGCGAGCCGGGCGACCTCGTCCATGTCGACGAGATGGTCGTCCTCACGTACCCGGTACGGGACGACGTTGTAGAGCTTGCCCGAGAAGTTCAGCCGCATCCCGTGGGTGAGGTGGCCGCCGTTGGCCAGGTCGAGGCCCAGGATCGTGTCACCCGGCTTGAGCAGCGCGAACATCGCCGCCGAGTTGGCCTGCGCACCCGAGTGCGGCTGGACGTTGGCGTAGGAGGCCCCGAACAGCTGCTTGACCCGGTCGATGGCGAGGCGTTCCACGACGTCGACGTGCTCGCAGCCACCGTAGTAGCGCTTGCCCGGGTAGCCCTCGGCGTACTTGTTGGTCAGCACCGACCCCTGAGCCTCCAGCACCGACTGGGGTGCGAAGTTCTCCGAGGCGATCATCTCCAGCGTGTTCTGCTGCCGGTGCAGTTCCGCGTCGACCGCGTTGGCCACCTCGGGGTCTACCGAAGCGAGCCTCTCGTTGAACAGATCGCCTGACGGCATGATCGTTTACCTCCGTGTTCTGATTCTCGGTGGAGCGGGGCGGGCGCTGTCTCAGCGGTTCCGGCTGTAGAAGGGCGGTTCCACGACCTCCACGGCGACTGCCTTGC
The nucleotide sequence above comes from Actinopolyspora erythraea. Encoded proteins:
- the glyA gene encoding serine hydroxymethyltransferase translates to MPSGDLFNERLASVDPEVANAVDAELHRQQNTLEMIASENFAPQSVLEAQGSVLTNKYAEGYPGKRYYGGCEHVDVVERLAIDRVKQLFGASYANVQPHSGAQANSAAMFALLKPGDTILGLDLANGGHLTHGMRLNFSGKLYNVVPYRVREDDHLVDMDEVARLARENKPQVIIAGWSAYPRQLDFKRFREIADEVGAYLMVDMAHFAGLVAAGLHPNPVPHAHVVTTTTHKTLGGPRAGVILSSDEELGKKFNSAVFPGQQGGPLEHVIAGKAVAFKLAATEDFVDRQRRTLEGARIIAERLQAADAKAAGVQIVSGGTDVHLVLVDLRDSELDGQQAEDRMHEIGITVNRNAVPNDPRPPMVTSGLRIGTSALATRGFGAEDFTEIAEIIATALHSDFDESVSKKLRGRVEALASKHPLYPNL
- a CDS encoding Lrp/AsnC family transcriptional regulator; its protein translation is MASSTELDSVDWRILEELQNDATLPNRTLAERIGLAASSCLQRVRRLREQGVITGSHIDVDPAATGLTLEAVVSINVRPHTRAVVDSFREFVMAQPETRSLLHVSGQADFLLHLAVADSAHLQSFLVDKLSARTEVRHFTTSVVLEQVHTRALTPPRPPRPTRRRG
- a CDS encoding LysE family translocator, whose amino-acid sequence is MHIAWGSFLLALLVIVLVPGPDFVMVTRSAANGARWGWLAAAGVTCGLLIHATAATAGLSALVIAFPAALLVVKMLGVGYLLLMGVQILRRAGAPQEPQREMEPASGRAVFLRALLVDVLNPKVLLTFLTLLPQAMDPAGDPMKQALLLSAAAVASFGAWWLVVVPSVGWLSAFLAAPRRKRAFERCCGGALLLMAGSIAFA
- the bioB gene encoding biotin synthase BioB; translated protein: MTSTLEDLVAKALRREAPSRTEATRVLSEEFDVLDVVAAAGRVRRHFFGNRVKLNTIVNMKSGLCPEDCTYCAQRLGADSEILKYSWVKAEEAAGAADEAATAGAKRICLVASGRGPGQRDIDRISETIEAIRRKQPDVEVCACLGLLSDGQAEQLREAGADAYSHNLNTNERRYAEICSTHTFADRAETVRSATTAGLSPCSGAIFGMGESDEDVVSLAFELLELDPDSVPINFLIPMEGTPMAGEWRLTPQRCLRILALYRLFFPDVEVRIAGGREVHLRNVEALALHVANSIFLGDYLTSEGKTGEQDRQLIADAGFVVEGSEERTLPEERHDLVNIRRRGVGTDVAANV
- the dacB gene encoding D-alanyl-D-alanine carboxypeptidase/D-alanyl-D-alanine endopeptidase, which codes for MRRALVLLVGFTVLLAVPGAAAPAASTHSSLRADLDRILSDPRLEGASVGAVVRDPATERILYRRSPHRRLIPASNAKLFTSVAALEALGPDFRFRTGVLATGRQRGGVLLGDLYLRGTGDPTMLASGYRRLADRIADAGIRVVRGNVLADDSHFDDRGLANGWMAVDEPYYYAAPVSALTVAPNTDYDSGSVAVRVRPTRRGQPVRVSPQPETDAVEIVNRARTLAPDATARLSVRRAHGTGRVIVSGGVPVGSGTRRALSSVPDPTAYALDVFRRALAERGITFEGVGEAVTPERARLLAEHRSMPLRRLLVPFLKLSNNGHAEALVKAMGRVVRGEGSWQAGLGVLRTRMAALGIEPANYRLVDGSGLSTLDSMAPAQLAELLDVVRERPWFEDWKRALPLAGAPDRMTGGTLRGRMRDTSAEGNVSAKTGSMTGVSALSGYVRTSTGRQLVFSVVFNGFLSAPPRDVQDAVAVRLARHGAGADGAAPNSDGRDSSPTEVADNPSTPPDEAMFECSWSKSC
- a CDS encoding DedA family protein produces the protein MSVVSEMLATIAGLPRPLLVVVVGALVLGECTLGIGFVVPGESGLLIASAAVTDFGFFLTLSGSVALFAALGDNIGFLLGRRYGWRLRESATVRKLGQRHWDRAGTLLRRYGVGAVFVARFLPVVRTLTPAAAGSSGLGYGRFLAASLSGATMWSALHVATGWLAGASARYVEHILGGAGWVVLGALVAVGVITWLWRRRRGRTAEPGEAEVADDMPGLNEVDRAA